One Brachyhypopomus gauderio isolate BG-103 chromosome 15, BGAUD_0.2, whole genome shotgun sequence genomic region harbors:
- the rassf4a gene encoding ras association domain-containing protein 4a isoform X2 — MDPAQVAAVRVNEEKSITKSELLTLLKTYNCYHDGKCFQLRTSEEEGELIVEGLLNISWGLRRPIRLQMQDDNERFHFACAGTWGSEHTLSSRNENGQNPSLFSFESKVTVPPLTSLQLMFNSVGLPAPGEDGCGTEEETPPLPRTRSDASIMKRQRRSTAHSSGDPQQPKRHRFSINGHFYNHKTSVFTPAYGSVTNVRVNSKMTTQQILSLLLNKFRIKNKTDEFALYVVHESGERTKLKDTEYPLVSRVLQGPCEKIAKIFIMEKDLGEEVTYDVAQYIKFEMPVLDSFVQRLREEEEREILKLTKKYTVLRLMILQQLQDLSGNTDCV, encoded by the exons ATGGATCCGGCCCAAGTAGCCGCTGTCAGAGTTAATGAAGAGAAGTCCATTACAAA GTCAGAACTTTTGACCCTGTTGAAAACCTACAACTGTTACCACGATGGAAAGTGTTTTCAGCTCCGCACAAGTGAG GAAGAGGGTGAGCTGATCGTGGAAGGTTTACTCAACATCTCCTGGGGTCTGAGGAGGCCAATCCGACTGCAGATGCAGGATGACAATGAGCGGTTTCACTTTGCATGTGCGGGAACGTGGGGGTCAGAGCACACGCTCTCCAGCAG GAATGAAAACGGCCAGAACCCAAGTCTTTTCTCATTTGAGTCCAAAGTTACTGTACCACCACTAACCA GTTTGCAGCTTATGTTCAACTCTGTGGGCCTGCCCGCTCCAGGTGAGGATGGCTGTGGTACTGAGGAGGAAACCCCTCCGTTACCGAGAACAAGAAGTGATGCCAGCATCATGAAGAGGCAGAGAAGGTCCACAGCACACAGTTCAGGAGACCCACAGCAGCCGAAAAGACATCGTTTCTCTATCAATGGCCATTTTTACAACCACAAG ACATCCGTCTTTACTCCAGCATATGGGTCAGTGACTAACGTTCGGGTGAACAGCAAAATGACAACACAGCAAATCCTTAGTCTGCTCCTGAATAAGTTTCGT ATCAAAAATAAAACAGATGAATTTGCCCTCTATGTGGTCCATGAGTCAGGAG AGAGGACGAAGCTTAAAGACACCGAATATCCCTTGGTGTCGCGTGTGCTACAAGGCCCCTGTGAAAAAATCGCCAAGATTTTCATCATGGAAAAGGATCTAGGTGAAGAGGTGACATACGAT GTTGCACAGTACATCAAGTTTGAAATGCCTGTTTTGGATAGCTTTGTCCAAAGActgagggaggaagaagaaagagagatcTTAAAACTAACAAAAAA ATATACTGTACTGAGATTAATGATACTTCAGCAACTGCAAGACCTTTCAGGGAATACAGACTGTGTGTGA
- the rassf4a gene encoding ras association domain-containing protein 4a isoform X5 yields the protein MSQKDFRMEGHGNWEEGELIVEGLLNISWGLRRPIRLQMQDDNERFHFACAGTWGSEHTLSSRNENGQNPSLFSFESKVTVPPLTSLQLMFNSVGLPAPGEDGCGTEEETPPLPRTRSDASIMKRQRRSTAHSSGDPQQPKRHRFSINGHFYNHKTSVFTPAYGSVTNVRVNSKMTTQQILSLLLNKFRIKNKTDEFALYVVHESGERTKLKDTEYPLVSRVLQGPCEKIAKIFIMEKDLGEEVTYDVAQYIKFEMPVLDSFVQRLREEEEREILKLTKKYTVLRLMILQQLQDLSGNTDCV from the exons ATGAGTCAGAAGGACTTCAGAATGGAGGGCCATGGGAACTGG GAAGAGGGTGAGCTGATCGTGGAAGGTTTACTCAACATCTCCTGGGGTCTGAGGAGGCCAATCCGACTGCAGATGCAGGATGACAATGAGCGGTTTCACTTTGCATGTGCGGGAACGTGGGGGTCAGAGCACACGCTCTCCAGCAG GAATGAAAACGGCCAGAACCCAAGTCTTTTCTCATTTGAGTCCAAAGTTACTGTACCACCACTAACCA GTTTGCAGCTTATGTTCAACTCTGTGGGCCTGCCCGCTCCAGGTGAGGATGGCTGTGGTACTGAGGAGGAAACCCCTCCGTTACCGAGAACAAGAAGTGATGCCAGCATCATGAAGAGGCAGAGAAGGTCCACAGCACACAGTTCAGGAGACCCACAGCAGCCGAAAAGACATCGTTTCTCTATCAATGGCCATTTTTACAACCACAAG ACATCCGTCTTTACTCCAGCATATGGGTCAGTGACTAACGTTCGGGTGAACAGCAAAATGACAACACAGCAAATCCTTAGTCTGCTCCTGAATAAGTTTCGT ATCAAAAATAAAACAGATGAATTTGCCCTCTATGTGGTCCATGAGTCAGGAG AGAGGACGAAGCTTAAAGACACCGAATATCCCTTGGTGTCGCGTGTGCTACAAGGCCCCTGTGAAAAAATCGCCAAGATTTTCATCATGGAAAAGGATCTAGGTGAAGAGGTGACATACGAT GTTGCACAGTACATCAAGTTTGAAATGCCTGTTTTGGATAGCTTTGTCCAAAGActgagggaggaagaagaaagagagatcTTAAAACTAACAAAAAA ATATACTGTACTGAGATTAATGATACTTCAGCAACTGCAAGACCTTTCAGGGAATACAGACTGTGTGTGA
- the rassf4a gene encoding ras association domain-containing protein 4a isoform X1: protein MRSWEPTSPHPAPSTMQDTAFPRPDQEVQRLTHAHPPGPNWGFGGSSVTLTVEEGELIVEGLLNISWGLRRPIRLQMQDDNERFHFACAGTWGSEHTLSSRNENGQNPSLFSFESKVTVPPLTSLQLMFNSVGLPAPGEDGCGTEEETPPLPRTRSDASIMKRQRRSTAHSSGDPQQPKRHRFSINGHFYNHKTSVFTPAYGSVTNVRVNSKMTTQQILSLLLNKFRIKNKTDEFALYVVHESGERTKLKDTEYPLVSRVLQGPCEKIAKIFIMEKDLGEEVTYDVAQYIKFEMPVLDSFVQRLREEEEREILKLTKKYTVLRLMILQQLQDLSGNTDCV, encoded by the exons ATGAGGTCCTGGGAACCCACGTCCCCCCACCCAGCCCCCTCCACCATGCAGGACACTGCATTCCCTCGGCCTGACCAGGAGGTCCAACGCCTCACACATGCCCATCCACCAGGGCCTAACTGGGGGTTTGGAGGCTCTTCAGTCACTCTCACTGTG GAAGAGGGTGAGCTGATCGTGGAAGGTTTACTCAACATCTCCTGGGGTCTGAGGAGGCCAATCCGACTGCAGATGCAGGATGACAATGAGCGGTTTCACTTTGCATGTGCGGGAACGTGGGGGTCAGAGCACACGCTCTCCAGCAG GAATGAAAACGGCCAGAACCCAAGTCTTTTCTCATTTGAGTCCAAAGTTACTGTACCACCACTAACCA GTTTGCAGCTTATGTTCAACTCTGTGGGCCTGCCCGCTCCAGGTGAGGATGGCTGTGGTACTGAGGAGGAAACCCCTCCGTTACCGAGAACAAGAAGTGATGCCAGCATCATGAAGAGGCAGAGAAGGTCCACAGCACACAGTTCAGGAGACCCACAGCAGCCGAAAAGACATCGTTTCTCTATCAATGGCCATTTTTACAACCACAAG ACATCCGTCTTTACTCCAGCATATGGGTCAGTGACTAACGTTCGGGTGAACAGCAAAATGACAACACAGCAAATCCTTAGTCTGCTCCTGAATAAGTTTCGT ATCAAAAATAAAACAGATGAATTTGCCCTCTATGTGGTCCATGAGTCAGGAG AGAGGACGAAGCTTAAAGACACCGAATATCCCTTGGTGTCGCGTGTGCTACAAGGCCCCTGTGAAAAAATCGCCAAGATTTTCATCATGGAAAAGGATCTAGGTGAAGAGGTGACATACGAT GTTGCACAGTACATCAAGTTTGAAATGCCTGTTTTGGATAGCTTTGTCCAAAGActgagggaggaagaagaaagagagatcTTAAAACTAACAAAAAA ATATACTGTACTGAGATTAATGATACTTCAGCAACTGCAAGACCTTTCAGGGAATACAGACTGTGTGTGA
- the rassf4a gene encoding ras association domain-containing protein 4a isoform X6, which translates to MQDDNERFHFACAGTWGSEHTLSSRNENGQNPSLFSFESKVTVPPLTSLQLMFNSVGLPAPGEDGCGTEEETPPLPRTRSDASIMKRQRRSTAHSSGDPQQPKRHRFSINGHFYNHKTSVFTPAYGSVTNVRVNSKMTTQQILSLLLNKFRIKNKTDEFALYVVHESGERTKLKDTEYPLVSRVLQGPCEKIAKIFIMEKDLGEEVTYDVAQYIKFEMPVLDSFVQRLREEEEREILKLTKKYTVLRLMILQQLQDLSGNTDCV; encoded by the exons ATGCAGGATGACAATGAGCGGTTTCACTTTGCATGTGCGGGAACGTGGGGGTCAGAGCACACGCTCTCCAGCAG GAATGAAAACGGCCAGAACCCAAGTCTTTTCTCATTTGAGTCCAAAGTTACTGTACCACCACTAACCA GTTTGCAGCTTATGTTCAACTCTGTGGGCCTGCCCGCTCCAGGTGAGGATGGCTGTGGTACTGAGGAGGAAACCCCTCCGTTACCGAGAACAAGAAGTGATGCCAGCATCATGAAGAGGCAGAGAAGGTCCACAGCACACAGTTCAGGAGACCCACAGCAGCCGAAAAGACATCGTTTCTCTATCAATGGCCATTTTTACAACCACAAG ACATCCGTCTTTACTCCAGCATATGGGTCAGTGACTAACGTTCGGGTGAACAGCAAAATGACAACACAGCAAATCCTTAGTCTGCTCCTGAATAAGTTTCGT ATCAAAAATAAAACAGATGAATTTGCCCTCTATGTGGTCCATGAGTCAGGAG AGAGGACGAAGCTTAAAGACACCGAATATCCCTTGGTGTCGCGTGTGCTACAAGGCCCCTGTGAAAAAATCGCCAAGATTTTCATCATGGAAAAGGATCTAGGTGAAGAGGTGACATACGAT GTTGCACAGTACATCAAGTTTGAAATGCCTGTTTTGGATAGCTTTGTCCAAAGActgagggaggaagaagaaagagagatcTTAAAACTAACAAAAAA ATATACTGTACTGAGATTAATGATACTTCAGCAACTGCAAGACCTTTCAGGGAATACAGACTGTGTGTGA
- the rassf4a gene encoding ras association domain-containing protein 4a isoform X4, whose protein sequence is MDPAQVAAVRVNEEKSITKSELLTLLKTYNCYHDGKCFQLRTSEEEGELIVEGLLNISWGLRRPIRLQMQDDNERFHFACAGTWGSEHTLSSRNENGQNPSLFSFESKVTVPPLTSEDGCGTEEETPPLPRTRSDASIMKRQRRSTAHSSGDPQQPKRHRFSINGHFYNHKTSVFTPAYGSVTNVRVNSKMTTQQILSLLLNKFRIKNKTDEFALYVVHESGERTKLKDTEYPLVSRVLQGPCEKIAKIFIMEKDLGEEVTYDVAQYIKFEMPVLDSFVQRLREEEEREILKLTKKYTVLRLMILQQLQDLSGNTDCV, encoded by the exons ATGGATCCGGCCCAAGTAGCCGCTGTCAGAGTTAATGAAGAGAAGTCCATTACAAA GTCAGAACTTTTGACCCTGTTGAAAACCTACAACTGTTACCACGATGGAAAGTGTTTTCAGCTCCGCACAAGTGAG GAAGAGGGTGAGCTGATCGTGGAAGGTTTACTCAACATCTCCTGGGGTCTGAGGAGGCCAATCCGACTGCAGATGCAGGATGACAATGAGCGGTTTCACTTTGCATGTGCGGGAACGTGGGGGTCAGAGCACACGCTCTCCAGCAG GAATGAAAACGGCCAGAACCCAAGTCTTTTCTCATTTGAGTCCAAAGTTACTGTACCACCACTAACCA GTGAGGATGGCTGTGGTACTGAGGAGGAAACCCCTCCGTTACCGAGAACAAGAAGTGATGCCAGCATCATGAAGAGGCAGAGAAGGTCCACAGCACACAGTTCAGGAGACCCACAGCAGCCGAAAAGACATCGTTTCTCTATCAATGGCCATTTTTACAACCACAAG ACATCCGTCTTTACTCCAGCATATGGGTCAGTGACTAACGTTCGGGTGAACAGCAAAATGACAACACAGCAAATCCTTAGTCTGCTCCTGAATAAGTTTCGT ATCAAAAATAAAACAGATGAATTTGCCCTCTATGTGGTCCATGAGTCAGGAG AGAGGACGAAGCTTAAAGACACCGAATATCCCTTGGTGTCGCGTGTGCTACAAGGCCCCTGTGAAAAAATCGCCAAGATTTTCATCATGGAAAAGGATCTAGGTGAAGAGGTGACATACGAT GTTGCACAGTACATCAAGTTTGAAATGCCTGTTTTGGATAGCTTTGTCCAAAGActgagggaggaagaagaaagagagatcTTAAAACTAACAAAAAA ATATACTGTACTGAGATTAATGATACTTCAGCAACTGCAAGACCTTTCAGGGAATACAGACTGTGTGTGA
- the rassf4a gene encoding ras association domain-containing protein 4a isoform X3, with product MRSWEPTSPHPAPSTMQDTAFPRPDQEVQRLTHAHPPGPNWGFGGSSVTLTVEEGELIVEGLLNISWGLRRPIRLQMQDDNERFHFACAGTWGSEHTLSSRNENGQNPSLFSFESKVTVPPLTSEDGCGTEEETPPLPRTRSDASIMKRQRRSTAHSSGDPQQPKRHRFSINGHFYNHKTSVFTPAYGSVTNVRVNSKMTTQQILSLLLNKFRIKNKTDEFALYVVHESGERTKLKDTEYPLVSRVLQGPCEKIAKIFIMEKDLGEEVTYDVAQYIKFEMPVLDSFVQRLREEEEREILKLTKKYTVLRLMILQQLQDLSGNTDCV from the exons ATGAGGTCCTGGGAACCCACGTCCCCCCACCCAGCCCCCTCCACCATGCAGGACACTGCATTCCCTCGGCCTGACCAGGAGGTCCAACGCCTCACACATGCCCATCCACCAGGGCCTAACTGGGGGTTTGGAGGCTCTTCAGTCACTCTCACTGTG GAAGAGGGTGAGCTGATCGTGGAAGGTTTACTCAACATCTCCTGGGGTCTGAGGAGGCCAATCCGACTGCAGATGCAGGATGACAATGAGCGGTTTCACTTTGCATGTGCGGGAACGTGGGGGTCAGAGCACACGCTCTCCAGCAG GAATGAAAACGGCCAGAACCCAAGTCTTTTCTCATTTGAGTCCAAAGTTACTGTACCACCACTAACCA GTGAGGATGGCTGTGGTACTGAGGAGGAAACCCCTCCGTTACCGAGAACAAGAAGTGATGCCAGCATCATGAAGAGGCAGAGAAGGTCCACAGCACACAGTTCAGGAGACCCACAGCAGCCGAAAAGACATCGTTTCTCTATCAATGGCCATTTTTACAACCACAAG ACATCCGTCTTTACTCCAGCATATGGGTCAGTGACTAACGTTCGGGTGAACAGCAAAATGACAACACAGCAAATCCTTAGTCTGCTCCTGAATAAGTTTCGT ATCAAAAATAAAACAGATGAATTTGCCCTCTATGTGGTCCATGAGTCAGGAG AGAGGACGAAGCTTAAAGACACCGAATATCCCTTGGTGTCGCGTGTGCTACAAGGCCCCTGTGAAAAAATCGCCAAGATTTTCATCATGGAAAAGGATCTAGGTGAAGAGGTGACATACGAT GTTGCACAGTACATCAAGTTTGAAATGCCTGTTTTGGATAGCTTTGTCCAAAGActgagggaggaagaagaaagagagatcTTAAAACTAACAAAAAA ATATACTGTACTGAGATTAATGATACTTCAGCAACTGCAAGACCTTTCAGGGAATACAGACTGTGTGTGA
- the LOC143476609 gene encoding uncharacterized protein LOC143476609 translates to MNPTTNPFTALLAVGACLYLTGTRVGESQHVPARCVCLRPRNRIQGPVSDFRVVLPGPGCRNVEIIVEKDTGPVCLNPLRRQGKTLLRCWRRTKKEGRDGKTCIRQLKKQTRKRRPQMQRSKAKKTM, encoded by the exons ATGAATCCCACAACAAACCCTTTCACTGCTCTCCTAGCTGTGGGCGCCTGCCTCTACCTCACAG GAACTCGGGTGGGGGAGAGCCAGCACGTTCCTGCTCGGTGCGTGTGTCTCAGACCCAGGAACAGGATCCAGGGTCCAGTTTCTGATTTCAGGGTCGTATTACCAGGGCCTGGATGTAGGAACGTGGAGATCAT AGTGGAGAAGGACACAGGCCCAGTGTGCCTCAATCCGCTAAGGCGTCAAGGAAAGACACTGTTGAGATGCTGGCGCAG GACGAAAAAGGAAGGCAGAGATGGGAAAACGTGCATCAGACAACTGAAAAAACAGACTCGGAAAAGACGTCCACAGATGCAGCGCAGCAAAGCCAAGAAGACGATGTGA
- the tmem72 gene encoding transmembrane protein 72 isoform X1: MGGSTLWLIVECACKVLGITTPAVVCAVGVQTLRLADFRSLAVYLLYPPTCKYFIMWKKLTKIGSFQKFLYYTMMSVVCFLHPVLDWHAAIPGTLLLVTGCFNFILSKRRKTSTPEEHAESYRDPELTGVCITESEETEPTFAFLHIISGKRAFFVPDNSRLLSPSDSSQAILGTDCSPQPAHRPMKRAGRANVHFIESFGQDDTEIDEYCTEPEETTSNKAPVITL; the protein is encoded by the exons ATGGGGGGATCAACTTTGTGGCTTATAGTGGAATGTGCTTGCAAAGTTCTTGGCATTACAACTCCTGCAG TAGTGTGTGCTGTAGGCGTACAGACACTGCGTCTAGCAGACTTCCGTAGCCTGGCTGTGTACCTCCT TTATCCCCCTACTTGTAAGTATTTCATCATGTGGAAAAAGTTAACTAAGATTGGAAGCTTCCAGAAGTTTCTCTATTACACCATGATGTCAGTGGTGTGCTTTCTGCATCCAGTATTAGACTGGCATGCTGCTATACCAG GAACTCTGCTGCTGGTGACAGGatgttttaattttattttgagCAAAAGGAGAAAGACAAGCACTCCAGAGGAACATGCTGAATCTTATAGAGATCCAGAGCTTACGGGCGTCTGTATCACTGAGTCTGAGGAGACCGAGCCAACCTTTGCCTTCTTACACATCATCTCTGGCAAGAGAGCATTCTTTGTACCTGATAACAGCAGACTGCTCAGTCCTTCTGACAGTTCTCAGGCCATTCTTGGGACAGACTGCTCACCACAGCCTGCCCATAGACCGATGAAGAGAGCTGGCAGAGCAAACGTGCACTTCATAGAGAGCTTTGGACAAGATGACACTGAGATCGATGAGTATTGCACAGAACCAGAGGAGACCACCTCCAATAAAGCACCAGTGATAACACTGTGA
- the tmem72 gene encoding transmembrane protein 72 isoform X2: MGGSTLWLIVECACKVLGITTPAVCAVGVQTLRLADFRSLAVYLLYPPTCKYFIMWKKLTKIGSFQKFLYYTMMSVVCFLHPVLDWHAAIPGTLLLVTGCFNFILSKRRKTSTPEEHAESYRDPELTGVCITESEETEPTFAFLHIISGKRAFFVPDNSRLLSPSDSSQAILGTDCSPQPAHRPMKRAGRANVHFIESFGQDDTEIDEYCTEPEETTSNKAPVITL; the protein is encoded by the exons ATGGGGGGATCAACTTTGTGGCTTATAGTGGAATGTGCTTGCAAAGTTCTTGGCATTACAACTCCTGCAG TGTGTGCTGTAGGCGTACAGACACTGCGTCTAGCAGACTTCCGTAGCCTGGCTGTGTACCTCCT TTATCCCCCTACTTGTAAGTATTTCATCATGTGGAAAAAGTTAACTAAGATTGGAAGCTTCCAGAAGTTTCTCTATTACACCATGATGTCAGTGGTGTGCTTTCTGCATCCAGTATTAGACTGGCATGCTGCTATACCAG GAACTCTGCTGCTGGTGACAGGatgttttaattttattttgagCAAAAGGAGAAAGACAAGCACTCCAGAGGAACATGCTGAATCTTATAGAGATCCAGAGCTTACGGGCGTCTGTATCACTGAGTCTGAGGAGACCGAGCCAACCTTTGCCTTCTTACACATCATCTCTGGCAAGAGAGCATTCTTTGTACCTGATAACAGCAGACTGCTCAGTCCTTCTGACAGTTCTCAGGCCATTCTTGGGACAGACTGCTCACCACAGCCTGCCCATAGACCGATGAAGAGAGCTGGCAGAGCAAACGTGCACTTCATAGAGAGCTTTGGACAAGATGACACTGAGATCGATGAGTATTGCACAGAACCAGAGGAGACCACCTCCAATAAAGCACCAGTGATAACACTGTGA